A window from Littorina saxatilis isolate snail1 linkage group LG9, US_GU_Lsax_2.0, whole genome shotgun sequence encodes these proteins:
- the LOC138975479 gene encoding uncharacterized protein, with translation MFQNTHNTATTTTTNTDNNDNNNNNAHNLELLANMSKAERVKPAETEKKKQELPTLHSLVARAKLNVSVPPASDNTIHSCDGFTNIRMEHISVPTPNESSSSLQNGNSSDVLNRKTDINKNSACDHVLNQCNNNCDIPSETGCDGDVPTGNTSCDKLVKSDNSGASILNGNRTDLSKSNDTAISQDNYQGAGDVANFSYVNKAYMENEEPTEVNSKSSTSLDNTDVDENDHATGNSNQTVDNQHHVSFNLSRRELSAVHNDSDAARVHSAVQTTPHRHNSKGSRKVRAPNIFSRAFSMPSFGRTSKQMRLQKRQNVSQSNGTIPKPSPEVRQEIQSGDNSHDKPRSRRKKLTLKLPSLRKRDKELPMANGTAPVSNATMNNTSSHNGSVPKTLKKRATFPFTKKAEKHNENPRTLTGTTNTSPRLTEPSGNGNVDPEEKEKERKASLAEDDDSCGKCDCTVPLPRKVRDYMKRNNTIEGKEIRNTVVVGVAFQLIFTAHFAIQNLQSSLHEEEYLGVSALGCLYATSIFSSIFSPTIIGLLGTKKSLVLAWLCHILYTLAQFYPSWETLVPASILVGSMTGPAWTAQGLYVSACAYSFSKRSLHSPYTILSRFNGLFFTLYETRQILGNLLSSVVLKDGVANNSSEVIFKYCGPQDCPAAENVTDIEEPDAWVIDLMLGIYMALQVLGLMLTVFLVSPLARSEWSARAPVRETVTSWFKTLVGTEMLFLVPFMVFQAMEQGILLSEYTKSFISCPIGIHMVGFVMATHGATSAVFVFIFSRLAHLTGRFALFVIAAVISLVLLVVLFDWTPNSGQQALIFSFPVIWGIAEGIWQTQTNAMIAVVFWDRKEPAFANYQTWRALGFTFVFSFHSLLCVSTKIAIAIGLLVVGMVLYTGVEFHLRRKDRIQLPKGNADPEATGQKTGGVVNQSSKSLSLPSSSSAQGGREVGGGYSPPPYPSSPVELRGFSHGVGEDSVRSVDRGGGGGGARSPAAVTVASISAFRFDDAEADHGVHLTLDGTCLTRAESAFLDNDMRIRYGVVPAGGNRPVTGTYPPSGRLTAPAHPSNFGVCEEERWEEKDEDEEWNSLANQRQARPHTWHEPQFEDEGELRVIRTKNDVLVY, from the exons AtgttccaaaacacacacaataccgccaccaccacaaccaccaacaccgacaacaacgacaacaataacaacaacgcCCACAACTTGGAGTTACTTGCCAACATGTCGAAAGCGGAAAGAGTCAAACCAGCAGAGacggagaagaagaaacaagagtTACCGACCTTGCATTCCCTGGTTGCTCGGGCCAAATTAAACGTATCTGTACCTCCTGCGAGTGACAATACAATACACTCTTGTGATGGTTTCACGAACATTAGAATGGAACACATCAGTGTCCCAACTCCCAATGAGAGTTCGAGTAGTCtccagaatgggaacagcagtGATGTTCTGAACAGGAAAACCGATATAAACAAGAATAGCGCTTGTGATCATGTGTTAAACCAGTGCAACAACAATTGTGATATACCAAGTGAAACCGGTTGTGATGGGGATGTTCCAACCGGGAATACCAGCTGTGATAAGCTTGTGAAGAGTGACAACAGTGGTGCTAGTATTCTTAATGGGAATCGTACAGATCTCAGCAAGTCTAATGATACTGCAATTAGCCAAGACAATTACCAAGGAGCTGGTGATGTAGCCAACTTCAGCTACGTGAACAAAGCGTACATGGAAAACGAAGAACCGACTGAGGTGAACAGCAAGAGCTCAACCAGTCTGGACAACACTGATGTCGATGAAAATGACCATGCAACCGGAAACAGCAACCAGACTGTTGACAATCAACATCATGTGTCGTTCAATCTAAGCAGACGTGAGTTGTCTGCAGTGCACAACGACAGCGACGCTGCAAGGGTCCACAGTGCCGTACAGACAACTCCTCACAGACATAACTCCAAAGGTTCCAGAAAGGTTCGCGCTCCGAATATCTTTTCCAGAGCCTTCAGCATGCCTTCTTTTGGTCGAACCTCAAAGCAGATGCGATTACAAAAACGTCAAAATGTATCTCAGTCAAATGGGACGATTCCAAAACCGTCGCCGGAAGTACGTCAGGAGATACAATCTGGTGATAACAGCCATGATAAACCTCGATCgagaagaaagaaactgactCTAAAGCTACCGTCACTGCGCAAGCGTGACAAAGAACTACCGATGGCGAACGGAACAGCTCCAGTAAGTAACGCCACGATGAACAACACTTCGTCCCACAATGGTTCAGTGCCTAAGACACTCAAAAAACGAGCCACGTTTCCGTTCACCAAAAAGGCAGAGAAGCACAACGAGAATCCACGAACGCTCACCGGTACAACGAACACATCGCCAAGACTGACTGAACCGTCCGGAAATGGAAACGTTGACccggaagagaaagagaaagagagaaaagcgAGTCTCGCGGAGGATGACGATAGCTGCGGAAAGTGCGACTGCACCGTGCCCCTTCCGCGCAAAGTGCGGGACTACATGAAGAGAAACAATACGATAGAAGGGAAGGAAATCCGCAACACTGTTGTCGTGGGTGTCGCTTTTCAGCTTATCTTCACCGCGCATTTTGCGATACAA AATTTGCAGAGCAGCCTTCACGAAGAGGAGTACCTGGGTGTCAGTGCGTTGGGTTGTCTGTACGCAACGTCCATATTCTCCAGTATCTTCTCACCCACCATCATAGGTCTTTTAGGAACAAAGA AATCTCTCGTGTTGGCCTGGCTGTGTCACATCCTCTACACCCTGGCCCAGTTCTACCCGTCCTGGGAGACCCTGGTACCCGCCTCCATCCTCGTGGGATCCATGACCGGCCCGGCCTGGACGGCGCAAG GTCTGTACGTGTCAGCGTGTGCCTACTCGTTTTCCAAGAGATCCCTGCACTCCCCCTACACCATCCTGAGCCGTTTCAACGGGCTGTTCTTTACGCTGTACGAGACACGGCAGATCCTGGGCAACCTGCTCTCCTCTGTCGTTCTCAAGGATGGTGTGGCCAACAATTCTTCTGAAGTCATTTTCAA GTATTGCGGCCCTCAGGATTGTCCGGCAGCAGAGAACGTGACGGACATCGAGGAGCCGGACGCCTGGGTCATTGACCTTATGCTGGGCATCTACATGGCCCTACAG GTGCTGGGGCTGATGCTGACCGTGTTCCTGGTCTCGCCTCTGGCCCGCAGCGAGTGGTCAGCGCGAGCCCCTGTCCGGGAGACGGTGACGTCGTGGTTCAAAACGCTGGTGGGCACGGAGATGCTGTTCCTCGTGCCCTTCATGGTCTTCCAGGCCATGGAACAGGGCATCCTGCTCAGCGAATACACCAAG TCATTCATCAGCTGCCCAATAGGGATCCACATGGTGGGCTTCGTCATGGCCACGCATGGAGCCACGTCAGCAGTCTTCGTCTTCATCTTCAGCCGTCTGGCTCACCTGACTGGACGCTTCGCTCTCTTCGTCATCGCTGCGGTCATCTCCTTGGTCCTCCTCGTCGTCCTGTTCGACTGGACACCCAATAGCGGTCAGCAGGCCCTCATCTTCTCCTTCCCCGTCATATGGGGCATCGCGGAGGGCATCTGGCAGACACAGACTAACG CCATGATAGCCGTGGTGTTCTGGGACCGCAAAGAACCCGCCTTCGCCAACTACCAGACGTGGCGCGCCCTGGGCTTCACCTTCGTCTTCTCCTTCCACAGTTTGCTGTGTGTCAGCACCAAGATCGCCATCGCCATCGGTCTGCTGGTCGTCGGCATGGTTCTCTACACCGGCGTCGAGTTCCACCTGCGAAGGAAGGACAGGATCCAGCTTCCCAAGGGGAACGCCGACCCGGAAGCCACAGGTCAAAAAACCGGAGGTGTGGTAAATCAGTCTTCGAAGTCTTTATCGCTGCCGTCGTCGTCCTCTGCTCAAGGCGGAAGGGAGGTTGGTGGGGGctactcccctcccccttatcCCTCTTCCCCTGTGGAGTTGAGGGGGTTTAGCCACGGTGTTGGGGAGGACTCGGTGAGGTCTGTGgacaggggagggggagggggaggggcgcGTTCTCCCGCTGCAGTCACCGTGGCCAGCATCTCTGCCTTCAGGTTTGACGACGCGGAGGCCGACCACGGAGTGCACCTGACGTTAGACGGTACCTGCCTGACGCGAGCAGAAAGCGCTTTCCTAGACAACGACATGCGGATCAGGTACGGGGTGGTTCCTGCAGGCGGCAACAGACCTGTAACGGGTACCTACCCTCCATCCGGAAGGCTGACGGCCCCCGCCCACCCGTCCAACTTTGGTGTCTGCGAAGAGGAGCGGTGGGAGGAGAAGGATGAGGACGAAGAATGGAACAGCCTGGCCAATCAGCGCCAAGCTCGCCCGCACACGTGGCACGAGCCTCAGTTTGAGGACGAGGGCGAACTGAGAGTTATACGGACAAAGAATGACGTCCTTGTGTACTGA